Below is a genomic region from Anoxybacillus flavithermus.
ACAACAAGAAAATGATAAACAAGGTGGCAAATTTTTAAGTGATGGTGAACTAAGAAAAAGGTTAACGCAGCTCAAACAAACGAAAGAGTATAGTTGGCTCAATCAATTCTCAAACAACATCACAAAACAAGCAATCAAAGATGCGTATCAAGCTTACAAAAACTTTTTTGAAGGACGGGCGAAGTTTCCGAAGTTTAAAACGAAAAAACGAACGCGACCGAGCTTTTATCAAGATACATCGAAAATCAAAATCACCGACACGCATGTGAAACTAGAGAAACTGACGCCTTCTAAAAAGAAAAATAGACAGAAATTCAATTGGATCCGTCTTGCTGAAAGAGGTCGTATTCCTCACGGTGCACATATAAAGTATGTCAATCCGCGCATCGTGTTTGACGGACTTCATTGGTTTTTAACGGTCGGTGTAGAGGAAGCGGAAGTGAAGCATGGAACATACAACGAAGGCATTGGTATTGATTTGGGAGTAAAATCGTTCGCTACCGTTAGCAATGGGATGACATTTCCTAACATCCATCACATGCCTCAAGTGAAAAAGCTTGAAAAACAAATGAACCGAATGCAAAGAAAAATATCGCGAAAATATGAAATGAACAAAATCCAAACAGAAAGGGGGGAATACCGTTACAGAAAAACGGAAAACATCAAGAAACTAGAATTCCTTGTTTTGAAAAAACGCCGAAGGCTAAAAAATATCCAGCTAAACTATACTCACCACATCACAACGACGTTGGTGAAAACCAAGCCAGCGTATGTCGTGATGGAAGACTTGAATACAAGTGGCATGTTAAAAAATCGCAAGCTATCGAAAGCGATTCAACAACAAACATTCCACGAGTTCAAGCGGCAAATGATGTACAAATGTGCATGGCATGGGATCGAGTTGATCGTGGCGGATCGGTTTTATCCGTCAAGCAAAAAGTGTAGCCGTTGCGGTCATGTAAAAGAGAAGCTTTCTCTATCCGAACGGACGTATCGCTGTGAAGCTTGTGGGATAGAAATGGATCGCGACCTCAACGCAAGCATCAACTTGAAAAACTATGCCAAGTAAAGCACAACATGTACCCATCCGTTAGTGGGGAAGTGAAGCCTTCGGAGCGTCAAAGAAACGAGAGTAGCTTCGGCAAAATCGGGCGCGATGAACAAGGAAGGAAACATAGACTTTTATAAGTTTCTTATAAAGTCTTGTAAGTTTTCTGTAACGGTGAGAAGATGTATATTTCAAGTCAACTTGCTTGCCAAATTGGGCTGAATGAAAGTATTGTTCTTTGCGATCTTTATCAGCTTTTACAAGAAACGGGTGGGTATTGGGTCGTGTTGACGTACGAGAAATGGCAAAAGCGCCTTCCGTTTTGATCGGTCAGCACGCTCCGCCGTGTCGTGTACCGCCTGGAGCGTTTAGGCTACATCGAATCCGGCAATTTTAATCGCAACAAAATCGACCAAACGAAATCATACCGGCTAAATGACGAGGAGTTACAAAAGCAACATATCAAGCTTCCCGCCATTTGCCAGCCGCGCGAGAACTTATGTTGAACCAACGAAACATTGTTCTAAATAATCAATGAAAATTCGAGCCAACTTTATAAAGTAACGAATCAACAACAAGTTGATTTCCCCTTATTCTTAGCTTTTTCGTTCCAAATAGTGTGGAAATATTGTAAAATATATGGAAGAAGGGAGAGGGTAAAATGCCAGTATATCATAAACTTGTTCGCGACAAAATTCCGCAAGTGATCGAAGCGGCTGGGAAGACGTTTACGACACGAACACTAAGCGATGAAGAATACTTATTATACGTGTACAAACAGGAAGTTGTTTCCGATTGGAAGACGAATGGTCATTTTGGAAGATGATCGTGACATATGAGTTTTTTAGAATTATTAAAAACAATAAAGTACTAGGAGATTAATGCTATAAACTTTCGAGAAGTGTGTACTCTTGTGGGAATAGAGTAGTCCCTAATTGCAGAGGAAGGGTGTTACATGGCCAGAGTTATTCCAGCAGACCTTGCGTTACATACTCGTGGAGAAGAAAAACTAGCGAGATTCTTTGAACAAACCTTAGATGACTTATGGACAGTTTACTATGAACCAATTATTGATGGAAAACAACCAGATTTTATTTTATTTCATGAATATCAAGGAATTGTGATCGTAGAAGTAAAAGATTACTTAAAAAAATCAATCAAAGAAATTAGTACGGATTTTTGGAAATTAGATGTACAAGGTGAGATTATCAGCGTTAAATCTCCGATCAAGCAAGCAATAGAATATAGAAATGCTTTAATTAATTTGTTATCGAAAGAACGTGAATTATTGCAAACAAACGGAAAATATCAAGGGAAGTTGAAAATTCCAATAGCTACTGCATGTGTATTCCCGAACTTATCAATAGATGAAGTGGAAGATATGAATTTTTACAAAATAATCCCTAAAGAAAAAATATTTTGTAAAAATGACTTGGAGGACGGAGAAGTCTTTATAGATAGAATTTCTGGATTAATAGATCGTTTATTTATCTCCAAGGGATTGACAGAAAGGGAGGCAAGGATTGTTAGTAAATGCATATATCCGATTATCGATGTTGCTGAAGAAGCTGATACAGATGATATAGCATATATATCGGAGCCTAAGATTAGTTTTTTGTCATTTGACCACTATGTAGATGAGTTTCAATTTGTTATTAACAAAACAAATCATTTGATACGTTTGGAAGAAGCTAAGGCGATAGGGATAATTTATCCAATCAATCGTTTCTTAAGAAAAGGAACAATTGCACAATTTATGGATAGTGCTTTACAAAATTTAAACTTACTATCCTCTAATCAGGTATTTTCTGTTCATGTTACAGACCTAAAAAATGTTGATTTTGATTATATGTTTGATTATGTATTTGTTATTGATATCAATACCATAAGAAGTAAAAATGATTTTCAACTATTTAGTCGATTGATTAAAAATTTACTAAATTTCAAAACAAATATTGTGCTTACAGCTAATGAGGAATCGTTATTAACCGAAAAAATAAAAAATCGATTAGCCAAGCGCTAATCGATTTTAAGCCAGTTTTGAAAACAAACTTTTGTTTTAGGGCAGTTATCGCTTCCAACAAGTACTAACTTCTTTTGAGCTCTAGTTAAGGCCACATATAAGACACGTAATTCTTCTGAATAAGTTTGATATTGATTTAGAGAAACCGCTTCCTCATATCCTTTCGAAAAGATCTTGGAGGATGTAGAATAATATGTTGTGTATGAAAATTCTAATGTTTGTTGATGGCGATGTACCAATATCTCGGGACTTAGCGCTTGCTGACTAATACTTTGATTCAAGTTTGGTAAAATGACGACTGGAAACTCCAATCCTTTTGATTTATGGATTGTCATAAACGTAACATATTCTTTCGAATTAACGTGTTCAGAAATATCAGCTTGTGGTTCATCTGTACCCGCCTGAATCATTGCCGAAAGCCAATCGATAAATTGTTGTAAAGTGATGTTTTCATTAGAGTTTATTTTTCGTGCCATTTGTTTCAGCTTTATTAAATTTGCATAGGATTGGGTAGGGCAACCATTTTTGATATTTGTAAACTTATAGATAAAGTCTAGAATTTGAGCTGGTGCCCATATGGTCAGTTGACAATGGATTTATTGTATAAATTTTTTAACGTCTCTTCGCGATCAATGAATATAGTATCCATGGCTTCAATAAAATATTTTTTAAGAAAAGGAGTATTAAGATATTGTAAAATTTTTAGAACGTCAATAATTTCTTTTTGATTGAAGAAGTCTCCGCTATCAATTACACGTACGGGAATTTTTTTGTTTGAGAATTCCTTTATAAAATCCCCCATTTCAAAATTTTTTCTGAATAATATACAGTATTCTGAAGCAGCATTATTTTTTAATTCTTCCTGTATCCATTCAGCAACTTTTTTCGCTTGAGATTCTCTTTTTCCACATAAAATCCATTTACATACTTTTGAAAAATCAACGTCATCTTTTTTGTTTTCTCTCGGTTTTAGAGGTTCTTGATAAAAAACATATTTTTCATTTTCCTTCTTAATATTGTCGAATATATAATTTACAAAAAAAACAAGATCAGGTTCAGAACGCCAGTTGGTAGATAGGGTTAGTACAACTCCATCTTCTTTGATCCACTCTTCTATTTGAGAATATGAGTCAATGTCTGCTCCGCGAAACTCATAGATTGACTGCTTTAAATCCCCTACAACAAATAGCGAGGGAGATTTCTGTGGATCATTACATATTAGCTTAACCATTTCAGCCTGGTACAACGATGTATCTTGAAACTCATCAATAAAAATGTATCTAAATTTATTTTGAACAGATTCTAGAGCACTCCTGTTTTCTTTAAGAATTTTATAGCAATATTCGAGAAGGTCATCAGTGTCCAAAAAATAGTACTTATATTTCATATGACGGGTATGAATTTGTTCAATTAGTTCTAACAACTCGTTTTTTAATCTTCTTTGTGCTGAATCTTCTAGGTTCGCATAGCACTTCGTTTTCTGAATGACTTGAGGAATATCTAGTCCTTTTGTACGCAGTAACTGATAAGCTTTGGTAACAATTTCTTTTAATTTATGAATAGGCATTATATTAAGATGTTCGATAGTTTTTTGTTGTTGCAGTTTTTGCTTAATCCATTCCTCAATAACCTCTTCAATTACTTGTTTGTGTGATTGTGTTTTTATAGAAAAATTGGGATTAAAGAACAGATTATCTTTGTAATATGGCCCTACTTCGTCCAGAATGTTTCTACAAAATTTATGGATTGTAGATATTTGACAGGAATTTAAAGATTCTAGTTCGTATCGGAATCGTCGTTTTTCCTCAATAGAAGAACTACTTTTCCATTTTTGATAAATTCGTTTTTTCAAGCGAGTTTGCAATTCTTCTGTAGCCTTGTTGGTGAAAGTAATGATGGCCATATCCCTAATAGATAGGGAGGGATCATTTTCAATAAGTCTTATGATTCGGCGGGTAAGAATTTCAGTTTTCCCTGTACCCGCCCCAGCTTTCACTAAAATTTTTTATTTGTTTCACTAATGACTGCTAGTTGTTCTTCAGTAAGTTTCATATGTTTGAATCTCCTTCTCTTTACAGGCTTTTTGAAAAGCGCAGTAATTACAATGGGCTCCTATGTTTTTTGGAAAATGATTTGTTGAAAATTTTTCTGCATAGTAGTGTAACGTTTTCTCAGCGACTTGTTCTTTGCGGCAAAAGTTACTTAGTAGATTAAAGTAATCGTCTTTGATTTCTTTTAATTGTTGTTGTTCATCCGAATGATTATTTGTATGGAATGACAATATTTTCCTCATATTTTTGATTGCATAATAATGAGTTGTTTCTCCATATTTCACTTGTAATTGTCTTTCCCCATAAAATTCGTAAGGACCGATTTTCACACTATGACTTTGGGGCTCCAATGAAAGTCTTGCTTTTGTATGATTGCTTTGTCGTAAGATGTGCTCGACTAAGCGTAACAAGTGAAAACTAGTTCTCTGTTTTACGTCTTCCCAAAAACGTTGACCTATTGGGAAGAATGGTCGGATCTTAAGTTCTGCTTCGTGAATTACTACTGGTAATGACCTATTGATTTTGTTTAGTTTTTCAGCAGATATATCCGGGAATTTTTCTATTAGCTTTACTACAGCCTCTTCATATAAGTAAGAAACAGCGAAATTTTGTAAATGGAATATCGTTGAGTAAACGTGTTCATCTGAAATAGTCTTTTCATAATAAAATCTTCTAGGACAAAATCTATAAACGGCTATATCTTCTATAGTAATAACTGTGTCAGGATTGAGAGGTTTTGGTTTTACTTGTTTCGTTGCTATATCGGCCTGTTGAGCTATTTTACTACCTTCAAGTAAAAAACTTGCACGCATTAATAAATCTTCAATTGTTTCTTTTGAAGTAGGAATATCTTCCTCTATACCAAAACAGCTAGCGATATCGTTTAGATAATGGGAAGGAGATATTTCAACACCATCTTCGAATTTTGAATACGAAATAGTTAGCTTCTTTTTAGCTGCACTTAAAGCAATGTAAAAGTAATAGATCGATCTGTCAAGATAATAATGAATTAGTGATGTATCATTAGGAAATTTTTGGTTGGTTGTCTCGTTTAAAATCTTCCGCTCTATACTTAAACTAATAGGCCAGCGATGTTTAATTGGTTCAGGATACATATTCTGAGTAAAGCGTGTTAAAAAACATATTCGTATTCTTGAAATTCAACATTGTTTGGTCCAGTTACTAAAATTTTATCTAAATCGTTACTACTCATTTTCTCATATTCTGTATCAGTCATGATCGCATGAATTCTTTTTGCAAACTCTTTTCGACTAACCAGTATATGGTGATCTAATGATAATCGTTCTGCGATGGACAATAATCTTGTTTCTATCTCTGAATCAATACAAGAAATAAAAGGAGAATTTTGAATATAAGAAATCATGTCATGCATATGATCACGAAACGTCATCTCCCCACAAGAGATTAATTCCCGACCTACTTTTTCTACAATTTCAACAGCACTCTTTAAATCATGCAGCTCTTTTTCAGTAACATGGTAGAGAGGATGGTGAAAAAATTCCTCTGTGAGCTGCGATTTTGCATGAATCATTTGTCGGAGAGTATCGTACCATTCGCTAAATAATTTACAATCTTCAAAAAAAGCTTTTAGTATCTCAAACGGCTTGATTAGTTCTTTGAAGTTTTTGAAAAAATTTGCATAAAGTAATTCAGTAAACATTTTGATATTGAAAATATGTTCTAATCCTAAAGCCTCAGTTTGATTGTCTGTATAAATTTTCAAAAGATTATTAATAGCTCTACCATGTGGAAGTTGAATCAAAGGACGTTCTGGGACCTGTACTCTTAGATTATAAATTTCTGATAACTCACGAACTACAGGTCTCAACTCCATTGGATTAGGTGTTATAATGACAATTTTCTCTGCTTTTATGGATTTTTGCTGAATAAGTTGAGATGCTTGTTCAACTGTTCTATCTAGTTCTTCCTCTTGGGAAGTGAAACGAAAAATTTGTACGGAACGATCATCAATATCTTTAATCCTAGAGTGGAAGATAGACATTGCCAATTTTTCAGAAACATTAAGTTTCATTTTTTCATTCTTAATAGAACGCCATTTTGAGAAAGGTAGAAAACTACTGTATGTTTTCTTAACGACTTCAAAGGCTGGATGATGTTCTACATCTAAATCGATTGGTAGAAAACATTTGATAGGTTTATTCAAAGATTTGAACCGAGTAATCAACATTTGATGTTTGGTTAGTATTGGAAGAAATGACCCGTCTAGCAATAGCATTTCGAAATCATTGAAATCGTATTTTTCTATCGATTGTATACTTGCTTGTCCTAAATCTAACAAGTTGTTTTTCGAGAGTATTGTTGTGTATTGTCTATATAAATCACACAAAATTCCCCAAGACTCTGATTGCTCTAGATTGCGAATTTGTTCCATATTCATTCCTGTTTGTGAAAGTGTTAAGAAACATTCGGAAATATCTGTTATTGATGATTTCCATGCTAAGTTATTGGTATGATGGTTTTCAGAAAGAATACGCTCGACAAGGATCGAGGCTTCGCGTTTAGATAAGACTTTCAAGTCACTTTTCATAACGAGTTCTTGTAAAAACTCATCCATTTCGTACAACCCGACATATTTCTGACGAATTTTTTTTTCAATCTCTTCTTTGTCTAAACTATAAAATTTTTCTTTATTATTGTATTTTTTTCGATAAAATTGCATTCGTCTACGATATAATACGAGTGTTGGTACGATATGTAAATTCTTTGTTGAATTATTGCAAATGAGATGATTTTCAATCCATTGTTCGATATCTTCTGTATTTGGTGAACAAAATATTTCCATTTTAATCCCACCTACTATATATTCTCTGTTTTTTATAGTATAATACAACAGTGATAACAAGCAATACCAATCAGAAGGTAGGGATGTAGTTATGCATGTTGAGGAAGAAAAAATTGTAGAAGAGATATGTGAGAAATATCAACTTAAACCTTCTTATTTCAAGGAATTGTTTAAAATAGAAAAGGAATACGCAGACAGAAATATGGAAACAAGAAGGGGAATTTACAAAGAAATCAAAAGTAAAATCGATACTTGGACCAGATAAGGGGGGGGGCTCCATGATATTCGAATATATTAGATTTAAAAATTATCGTCCTTACTACGGAGAGCAAACAATGTATTTCCGTGACAAAAATGAGGAACAAAGTAGTTCCTCTATACACAAAAAAAACATTATTCTTATCGGCGGGCTCAACGGTCATGGAAAAACATCCCTAATTAATTCTATTTTTATTTGTTTTTATGGACGGAGAAAATTTAAACAAAAAGAATATGATGAGCTAATGAGAAATGCAGTAAACAAAAAACATCTTTCCGAAGGAGGAAAGGAAGGATCAATTGAGTTAGCATTTACTGATGAAACAGGAAGCTATGCCATTGAAGTGACATTCAATCATCGTGAATTGAAAGAGACACGTCGTGTATACGAGTTAAACGGTGAACTAAAGAAAGTCAGAGAGATAGCCACAACTGAGCAAGCTTTTTATGAATTTGTTGATCAGCGCATTCCTATGGATGTGTCGCAGTTTTTCATTTTTGATGCTGAGAAGATTCGTGACTTAGTAGGAGAACAGGAGCAGTCTGAGACAATTAGAGCGATTCAGAGAGTAGTTTCTCTAGAACTTTACAACCAATTGCTAAAAGATTTGGATCATATTTCAAGAGAGTTAACAAACGATTTGAAAAAGCAGGTGAAAGACGAAGATATAAAAGATTTGTTTGGACGTTTGGAAGAAATAAATGAAAAACTAGATAGATTTGAAAATGATGAAAAGCAGGTGAATGAGCAACTAGTAGCCCTGAGCGAGGAAGAATTAGCACTACAACGTGAGCGTAGACAAATGATTTCTAGTTCGAGTGCAACTAAACAACAGTTGAATAGATGGATTGGGGAATATGAACAAAAGCTAAAGCATCATAAGGATTTTCTGAAAAAATTTAAAGAAAAGGATTTACAACAACTTATTCTGCTTCCTGCAATACGTGATTTAAAGCAAAAATTGAAAAGAGAGAAAGAGTATCTCGAAGCCAAATACAGAGAAGAGTTGCAATTTGTTGACTATGACAATTTTATTGTCAAGCTTTTAGAAGTTAAGACAGACCCTCCGTTAACAGAAAAACAAAAAATCCACCTTAAAATGAATGGGAGAGAGATTTGGGCAAGATTAAACAATATTCAACGAAATGTACTTAAAGAACAAGTTCAAGTTATTCATGATGTATCCAATAAAGATTATCAAACGCTTATTAATTATCCTGAGGCTAGATCAAGGGATATAAAATCTGAGATCGAACAAATGAAAAAAGCTGAAGAAATGTTGCGTAGGTATCAGTCTCAGTTAGAGGATGCGCCTGATGAAATCGATACATCAGAGATTGATGAGAAAATTAAAATGTGTAACCGGAGATTGGGGGAATTGCGTGCAGCGAAAAAGCAACTATACACTCTTATTCGGAAATTAAGGGATGAGCGGTCCCGAATTCAAAGTGAAATTACAAAGAAAGAACAGGAAAAAAATAAACTGGGGCCAATTGAACAAAAAATCGATTTAACGAATCGTCTTCGTGATGCCATCCAAGAGTTTATTGATCGGGTCACATTGTTAAAAGCGAAACAGTTAAAATTGGCTGTTGAAGCTATCATTGAACAAATGTTCAGGAAAAATGAATTTGGAAAAGTAGAATTTCATCCTGAAAAATTCACTCTCAAAATTTATGATCAAGAGGGAAAAGAAGTTGACTTGATGTCGAGATCTGAAGGAGAAAAGCAACTCATTGCTCTTGCGATGATTTGGGCACTTACTAAAGTATCGGAAACACAAATACCGTTTGTGATTGATACGCCTCTTGCCCGACTTGATAGCATTCATCGCTCTAATCTTGTCAATTACTATTTCACTAAGCTGAGTGATCAAGTGATCATTTTATCGACTGACACGGAAATTACTCAAGACTTCTATGAAGAGCTTTCTCCGTTCATTAAAAAATCTTATTTATTAACATTCGATGAACAAGAAAAGTACACAAAAATAGAAGAAGGATACTTTTTTAAGAAGGTGACAGATCCATGGCTGGCGTAAAGTTATCTAAACGAGGTTATGAAATCCTTGAAAGTGTGATGGCTGAATTAGAGATGGAGCGTCCAGAAGTTCTTAGGTTAGCCTTTGCTAAAGGACTAACTGAATCAGAGGTGATTCAGGAGATCAAACGAGAACATTCTGATTTCGAATTTCCTACTAGCGTTATTGCAAAGGGAGATGAGGTTCTGCTAGTTAAACATTTGATTATCGATAAGGTTCAAACCCAGATTGATGAAATGAAACTTGACAGGTTAATTTTAAGTTGTATTGAACAGGGACTTGAAATTATGGATGAGGAAATAAAACAGCTCTCGAAAGCGGATAGTTATCTCCTTTATTTGATACAAAAGCATGTAAAATAGTACTTAAACCGTTTCAAGGGGCTAGCCCAAAAGGTCACCTTTTTTAAGGAGATACAATATATAGTTTTGTAAAGTTGTTTGTTCGTATATATGGTCATGAGAAAGGGTGCCTCGTTACCTTTGAGACACCCTTTGTATAGAGCATGATACGGAAATTACAAAAATACCACGAGTGTTGATTATCAATTATTTTACTAAATAACATAGAATACTATGGGTAAATATAAGCTTTTCTGCCTCTTTCCTCGAACAAGAACGCCGATGGACAAATGTCATTCGCCCACAAAGCGTTGCTTGTTCGAGGAGGGCGTGCTGTACGCATGCCCAGTCGTCGAGCGATTCGCTTGCCGACTACGACAGAAAAGCTAGAAATAGAACAATGTTAACTGGATTTTAATGGTTAATCAACACGCTTGACAAAATACTTTATTTGCAGAGGTGTGCCAATATTCCGCAGTTAAATCATTAAATTTGCAATAGTTTCCTTTAAAGAGAGGCAGAATTTGTTGATTTTTTCGCAATCTAAGTATTTGTTCAACGAGATCCTGAACGAATTCTTTATTTCTAGTGTATTTAAACCAATCGCGCCTAACACATAAGATGGCTCATTAATCGAGCATGCTGACCCAGTAGAAATAGCAAATTCATTTTTAAGACTTCGAATGACTAATTCGTTGTTCACTCCAGGTATTGTAAAATTAATGACCCCAGGGATTTTCTGTTTTGGATGACCGTTAAATCTTATATCGGGAAATTCTTGTTTGAGCATTGATACTAAACATCCTTCAAGTTCTAACAGTTTAGCTTGATGTTCTTCTAAATGGATTCTTGCGATTTCAGCAGCTTTCCCAAGACCGACAATATTATGAACGCTTAATGTCCCAGAACGATACCCATCCTCTTGATTGCCGCCATGCAAGAGCGGTGTAATTTTTGTCCGTAAACCTAATTCCCGCTTGCGAATGAAACAAGCACCAACTCCCTTCGGTCCATACATTTTATGAGATGAGAGTGAGAGAAAATCAACCGGTACTCTTGATAGATCCACTTTTATTTTTCCTAATACCTGTGT
It encodes:
- a CDS encoding transposase, which gives rise to MIRTYKVMLLPNNKQKTKLFQCAGVARWAYNFALAQQQENDKQGGKFLSDGELRKRLTQLKQTKEYSWLNQFSNNITKQAIKDAYQAYKNFFEGRAKFPKFKTKKRTRPSFYQDTSKIKITDTHVKLEKLTPSKKKNRQKFNWIRLAERGRIPHGAHIKYVNPRIVFDGLHWFLTVGVEEAEVKHGTYNEGIGIDLGVKSFATVSNGMTFPNIHHMPQVKKLEKQMNRMQRKISRKYEMNKIQTERGEYRYRKTENIKKLEFLVLKKRRRLKNIQLNYTHHITTTLVKTKPAYVVMEDLNTSGMLKNRKLSKAIQQQTFHEFKRQMMYKCAWHGIELIVADRFYPSSKKCSRCGHVKEKLSLSERTYRCEACGIEMDRDLNASINLKNYAK
- a CDS encoding DNA sulfur modification protein DndD, which produces MIFEYIRFKNYRPYYGEQTMYFRDKNEEQSSSSIHKKNIILIGGLNGHGKTSLINSIFICFYGRRKFKQKEYDELMRNAVNKKHLSEGGKEGSIELAFTDETGSYAIEVTFNHRELKETRRVYELNGELKKVREIATTEQAFYEFVDQRIPMDVSQFFIFDAEKIRDLVGEQEQSETIRAIQRVVSLELYNQLLKDLDHISRELTNDLKKQVKDEDIKDLFGRLEEINEKLDRFENDEKQVNEQLVALSEEELALQRERRQMISSSSATKQQLNRWIGEYEQKLKHHKDFLKKFKEKDLQQLILLPAIRDLKQKLKREKEYLEAKYREELQFVDYDNFIVKLLEVKTDPPLTEKQKIHLKMNGREIWARLNNIQRNVLKEQVQVIHDVSNKDYQTLINYPEARSRDIKSEIEQMKKAEEMLRRYQSQLEDAPDEIDTSEIDEKIKMCNRRLGELRAAKKQLYTLIRKLRDERSRIQSEITKKEQEKNKLGPIEQKIDLTNRLRDAIQEFIDRVTLLKAKQLKLAVEAIIEQMFRKNEFGKVEFHPEKFTLKIYDQEGKEVDLMSRSEGEKQLIALAMIWALTKVSETQIPFVIDTPLARLDSIHRSNLVNYYFTKLSDQVIILSTDTEITQDFYEELSPFIKKSYLLTFDEQEKYTKIEEGYFFKKVTDPWLA
- a CDS encoding cysteine desulfurase DndA — encoded protein: MIYLDSSATTPIDPEVSKAMWPYLNEEYGNPSSKYYTLAENAKKAVEEARGQVASLLSCQTNEIIFTSCATESNNFVLKGVAHCYKDRGKHIITSKIEHKSILETCSFLETEGFKITYLDVDQYGQVQLDTLKNAISQDTILISIMWGNNEIGTLNNIEELAKYVKEHRPDVFFHTDATQVLGKIKVDLSRVPVDFLSLSSHKMYGPKGVGACFIRKRELGLRTKITPLLHGGNQEDGYRSGTLSVHNIVGLGKAAEIARIHLEEHQAKLLELEGCLVSMLKQEFPDIRFNGHPKQKIPGVINFTIPGVNNELVIRSLKNEFAISTGSACSINEPSYVLGAIGLNTLEIKNSFRISLNKYLDCEKINKFCLSLKETIANLMI